A genomic region of Miscanthus floridulus cultivar M001 chromosome 3, ASM1932011v1, whole genome shotgun sequence contains the following coding sequences:
- the LOC136547443 gene encoding autophagy-related protein 18a-like, whose protein sequence is MKMSASSSAAAAGEAEPLVHAAFNSNATHFVAATASGIRGFSCTPLKHAFSMGFVPSPGAGSRVITADLAPSGTLAAVVFRPAPSAPDADADDEGDRIRYCRYVLRGEMLGDDICPSTSSSCRVRAVHHAGGHVLVAGDGKAALHYTTSGRAVKRCLEVDTGPNPLGVCALAEARDGKTVVLACPRPAKGQVQVQVGRRGSGGARVDVHAHSSSVVCVALSRDGRLLATASSKGTVVRVFTAADGNKVNELRRGADRADIYSMAFSPESKWLAVSSDKGTIHVFSVNVDVPSTSPAQEDSHSPDTDSPNAGSALNAKQGSSWSFFSGFVPGYFRQDGSLAKFRLREGVKYVVAFSHVPNTILVVGMDGSFYRCEFDPVKGGDMKQLEYRNFLKMK, encoded by the exons ATGAAAATGTCGGCGTCttcctctgccgccgccgccggcgaggccgAGCCGCTGGTGCACGCCGCGTTCAACAGCAACGCCACCCATTTCGTCGCGGCCACGGCGTCGGGCATCCGCGGCTTCTCCTGCACCCCGCTGAAGCACGCGTTCAGCATGGGCTTCGTCCCGTCCCCGGGCGCCGGCTCCCGGGTGATCACCGCCGACCTGGCTCCCTCGGGTACGCTCGCCGCCGTCGTGTTCAGGCCGGCGCCGTCCGCACCAGACGCAGACGCCGACGACGAGGGCGACAGGATCAGGTACTGCAGGTACGTCCTGCGCGGAGAGATGCTGGGCGACGACATATGCCCCTCCACGTCCTCCTCGTGCCGCGTCCGCGCCGTTCACCACGCGGGCGGCCACGTCCTCGTCGCCGGCGACGGCAAGGCGGCGCTCCACTACACGACGTCGGGGCGCGCTGTGAAGCGGTGCCTCGAGGTGGACACGGGTCCTAACCCGCTCGGGGTGTGCGCGCTGGCGGAGGCGCGCGACGGCAAGACGGTCGTCCTCGCCTGCCCGCGCCCGGCCAAGgggcaggtgcaggtgcaggtcgGGCGCCGGGGCAGCGGCGGTGCCCGCGTCGACGTGCACGCGCATAGCTCCAGCGTCGTCTGCGTCGCGCTGTCCCGCGACGGCAGGCTCCTCGCCACCGCCAGCTCCAAGGGCACCGTCGTCCGCGTCTTCACCGCCGCCGACGGCAACAAGGTCAACGAG CTACGAAGAGGCGCTGACAGAGCAGACATCTACAGCATGGCGTTCTCTCCCGAATCCAAGTGGCTTGCCGTCTCCAGCGACAAGGGGACGATCCACGTCTTCAGCGTCAACGTGGATGTGCCCTCGACGTCGCCAGCACAGGAGGACAGCCACAGCCCTGACACTGACAGTCCCAATGCTGGCTCTGCACTGAACGCCAAGCAAGGCTCATCGTGGTCTTTCTTCAGTG GTTTCGTGCCAGGATATTTCAGGCAAGATGGCTCGCTTGCCAAGTTCCGCTTGCGTGAAGGCGTCAAGTACGTGGTGGCCTTCAGCCATGTGCCAAACACCATCCTCGTCGTCGGCATGGATGGAAG CTTCTACCGCTGCGAGTTCGATCCGGTGAAAGGAGGTGACATGAAACAATTGGAGTACAGGAACTTCTTGAAGATGAAATGA